One window from the genome of Cucumis melo cultivar AY chromosome 10, USDA_Cmelo_AY_1.0, whole genome shotgun sequence encodes:
- the LOC103495097 gene encoding uncharacterized protein LOC103495097: protein MAPINRSRILLFILLQLFLSQTLARKPHLIDFRSPNLYPEGLVWDTSAQHFVVGSLHHRTLVSVSDAGVAETLIRDPSLPENVSILGLAIDSVNSRLLAVVHAAPPLPEFNALAAYDLRSRHRISLTPLFSDGTSSHRPVANAVAVDFKGNAFITNSAGNFIWKVDKDGSASIFSKSASYSSYPATPNEVYSSSGLNGAVYVSKGYLLVVQSNTGKMYKVDADDGTARLVLLNKELKGADGIAARKDGVVLVVSYRKLWFLKSEDSWGEGVVYDEIDLDEEKFATAVTVGNEGRVYVLNGYVNEGLNGNLGREMFGIEEMRSAKESEEERVWVYVLVGFGLAYFLFWRFQMKQLIGNMDKKTN from the coding sequence ATGGCGCCCATTAATCGCTCTCGAATTCTCCTATTCATCCTCCTCCAATTGTTCCTCTCCCAAACCCTAGCTCGAAAGCCCCACCTTATCGATTTCCGATCCCCAAATCTCTACCCGGAAGGCCTAGTTTGGGACACATCCGCCCAGCATTTTGTCGTCGGCTCACTCCACCACCGCACTCTCGTCTCCGTCTCCGACGCCGGCGTCGCCGAAACCCTTATCCGCGATCCCAGCCTCCCCGAAAACGTCTCGATCTTAGGCCTTGCCATCGATTCAGTCAACAGCCGCCTCCTCGCCGTCGTCCACGCCGCCCCACCTCTCCCAGAATTCAACGCCCTCGCCGCTTACGACCTCCGATCTCGCCATCGCATCTCCTTAACACCTCTCTTTTCCGATGGAACCTCCAGTCACCGCCCCGTCGCGAACGCCGTCGCGGTCGATTTCAAGGGTAACGCTTTCATCACGAACTCCGCCGGAAATTTTATCTGGAAGGTAGACAAAGACGGATCAGCCTCGATCTTCTCGAAATCCGCGAGTTACAGTTCCTATCCCGCAACTCCGAACGAAGTGTACTCGTCCTCAGGGCTAAACGGCGCCGTTTACGTAAGCAAAGGGTACCTTCTGGTGGTGCAATCGAACACGGGAAAGATGTACAAGGTGGACGCCGATGACGGAACGGCGAGGTTGGTTTTGCTTAACAAAGAATTGAAAGGGGCGGACGGGATAGCGGCGAGGAAAGACGGCGTCGTTTTGGTGGTGTCTTATAGAAAGCTGTGGTTCTTGAAGAGTGAGGATAGTTGGGGGGAGGGAGTGGTTTATGACGAAATTGACCTTGATGAAGAGAAGTTTGCTACTGCTGTAACTGTGGGGAATGAGGGAAGAGTTTATGTATTGAATGGGTATGTGAATGAGGGGTTAAATGGTAATTTGGGAAGGGAGATGTTTGGTATAGAGGAAATGAGGTCTGCCAAAGAGAGTGAAGAAGAAAGGGTTTGGGTGTATGTATTGGTTGGGTTTGGATtggcttatttcttgttttggAGATTTCAAATGAAGCAACTCATAGGGAACATGGACAAGAAAACTAAttga